The following are encoded in a window of Carya illinoinensis cultivar Pawnee chromosome 15, C.illinoinensisPawnee_v1, whole genome shotgun sequence genomic DNA:
- the LOC122295636 gene encoding DNA polymerase epsilon subunit B isoform X1: MNSSTIRKKVERKCKIRGYTLKVEALDEILSFVNRFQGAQDDALDLLLDQLEHESLKSSIIDKDPVHRVVSLLLEAEAAAEDGPDIDGVTGGSSASSIRVIDAFLVPKFRYDPIKKTFYEHTGGLPIHGEASAKAALYKDRFLLLFQRIARDQHFSKPAFDTEMSHFGSCEISPIQSLVGQTGRRWVMGVISQLEDGHFYLEDLTASVEINLSNAKITTGFFLENTIVVAEGEMVLEGVFQVITCGFPPLEDRDKSSKLLAGHDFFGGGILTKEETLRLAELEKRAINDMFVILSDIWLDNEEVMGKLEIVLDGFESVEVVPSLFVFMGNFCSHPCNLSFHSFSSLRSQFAKLGQLIGAHPRLKEHSRFLFIPGPDDAGPSTVLPRCALPKYLTEELQKHIPNAIFSSNPCRLTFLITDEVEIKFYTQEIVFFRQDLLYRMRRSCLMAPSTEETTDPFQHLVATITHQSHLCPLPLTVQPILWNYDHCLYLYPTPHAIILGDRSEQKAFKYTGITCFNPGSFSNDYTFVAYRPSTQEVELSAL, translated from the exons atgaacagTTCGACGATAAGGAAGAAGGTGGAGAGgaaatgcaagataagggggtACACTCTGAAAGTGGAGGCTCTGGATGAGATCCTTTCCTTCGTCAACCGTTTCCAAGGCGCCCAGGACGACGCCCTCGACCTTCTCCTCGACCAGCTTGAGCACGAATCTC TGAAATCTTCTATAATAGATAAGGACCCGGTTCACCGAGTGGTTAGCCTTCTGCTGGAGGCTGAAGCCGCTGCAGAGGACGGTCCAGATATTGACGGCGTTACCGGTGGATCTTCGGCGTCATCTATACGCGTAATTGATGCCTTCTTGGTCCCCAAATTCCGATACGATCCCATCAAGAAGACTTTCTACGA GCATACGGGGGGCCTACCTATACATGGAGAGGCCTCTGCTAAGGCGGCGTTGTACAAGGACAGGTTCCTCTTGCTGTTCCAGAGGATTGCTCGCGACCAGCATTTCTCCAAACCCGCATTTGATACGGAAATGTCACATTTTGGAAGCTGTGAG ATATCACCAATTCAGTCTCTAGTTGGCCAAACGGGGAGAAGATGGGTCATGGGTGTCATATCGCAGTTGGAGGATGGCCATTTTTACTTGGAAGACCTAACTGCTTCCGTCGAAATCAATTTATCTAATGCA AAGATAACTACAGGTTTTTTCTTGGAGAATACCATAGTTGTAGCAGAAGGTGAGATGGTCTTAGAGGGCGTATTTCAG GTCATTACGTGTGGATTTCCTCCATTGGAGGACCGAGATAAGTCGTCCAAATTACTTGCAGGACATGACTTCTTTGGCGGTGGAATACTAACAAAAGAGGAGACT CTCAGACTTGCAGAGTTGGAAAAGAGAGCAATTAATGACATGTTTGTCATTCTGTCTGACATTTGGCTTGACAATGAAGAG GTTATGGGAAAACTAGAGATTGTCCTTGACGGTTTTGAGAGTGTGGAGGTGGTTCCTTCCTTATTTGTATTCATGGGCAATTTTTGTTCTCACCCATGCAACCTTTCCTTCCATTCTTTCTCAAGTCTCAG ATCACAGTTCGCCAAGCTAGGGCAATTGATTGGAGCTCATCCACGGCTGAAAGAACATAGTCGGTTTCTGTTTATTCCAGGCCCTGATGATGCAG GTCCATCAACAGTTCTACCCAGGTGTGCTTTACCCAAGTATTTAACTGAAGAGCTTCAGAAGCACATTCCAAATGCAATATTTTCTAGCAATCCTTGCAGGTTAACCTTCCTGATCACTGATGAAGTTGA AATCAAATTCTATACCCAAGAAATTGTATTTTTCCGCCAGGATCTGCTGTATAGAATGCGTCGCTCATGTCTAATGGCCCCTTCTACGGAAGAAACCACCGATCCTTTTCAGCAT CTTGTTGCTACCATAACTCATCAAAGTCATCTCTGTCCGCTCCCTCTTACTGTACAACCTATTCTCTGGAACTACGACCACTGTCTTTATCTTTATCCGACTCCTCATGCG ATCATTTTAGGGGACAGGAGTGAGCAAAAGGCATTCAAATACACAGGAATCACTTGTTTTAATCCCGGTTCCTTCTCAAATGACTACACCTTTGTGGCATATCGTCCTTCCACTCAGGAAGTTGAATTGTCAGCCCTATAG
- the LOC122295636 gene encoding DNA polymerase epsilon subunit B isoform X2 yields the protein MNSSTIRKKVERKCKIRGYTLKVEALDEILSFVNRFQGAQDDALDLLLDQLEHESLKSSIIDKDPVHRVVSLLLEAEAAAEDGPDIDGVTGGSSASSIRVIDAFLVPKFRYDPIKKTFYEHTGGLPIHGEASAKAALYKDRFLLLFQRIARDQHFSKPAFDTEMSHFGSCEISPIQSLVGQTGRRWVMGVISQLEDGHFYLEDLTASVEINLSNAKITTGFFLENTIVVAEGEMVLEGVFQVITCGFPPLEDRDKSSKLLAGHDFFGGGILTKEETLRLAELEKRAINDMFVILSDIWLDNEEVMGKLEIVLDGFESVEVVPSLFVFMGNFCSHPCNLSFHSFSSLRSQFAKLGQLIGAHPRLKEHSRFLFIPGPDDAGPSTVLPRCALPKYLTEELQKHIPNAIFSSNPCRIKFYTQEIVFFRQDLLYRMRRSCLMAPSTEETTDPFQHLVATITHQSHLCPLPLTVQPILWNYDHCLYLYPTPHAIILGDRSEQKAFKYTGITCFNPGSFSNDYTFVAYRPSTQEVELSAL from the exons atgaacagTTCGACGATAAGGAAGAAGGTGGAGAGgaaatgcaagataagggggtACACTCTGAAAGTGGAGGCTCTGGATGAGATCCTTTCCTTCGTCAACCGTTTCCAAGGCGCCCAGGACGACGCCCTCGACCTTCTCCTCGACCAGCTTGAGCACGAATCTC TGAAATCTTCTATAATAGATAAGGACCCGGTTCACCGAGTGGTTAGCCTTCTGCTGGAGGCTGAAGCCGCTGCAGAGGACGGTCCAGATATTGACGGCGTTACCGGTGGATCTTCGGCGTCATCTATACGCGTAATTGATGCCTTCTTGGTCCCCAAATTCCGATACGATCCCATCAAGAAGACTTTCTACGA GCATACGGGGGGCCTACCTATACATGGAGAGGCCTCTGCTAAGGCGGCGTTGTACAAGGACAGGTTCCTCTTGCTGTTCCAGAGGATTGCTCGCGACCAGCATTTCTCCAAACCCGCATTTGATACGGAAATGTCACATTTTGGAAGCTGTGAG ATATCACCAATTCAGTCTCTAGTTGGCCAAACGGGGAGAAGATGGGTCATGGGTGTCATATCGCAGTTGGAGGATGGCCATTTTTACTTGGAAGACCTAACTGCTTCCGTCGAAATCAATTTATCTAATGCA AAGATAACTACAGGTTTTTTCTTGGAGAATACCATAGTTGTAGCAGAAGGTGAGATGGTCTTAGAGGGCGTATTTCAG GTCATTACGTGTGGATTTCCTCCATTGGAGGACCGAGATAAGTCGTCCAAATTACTTGCAGGACATGACTTCTTTGGCGGTGGAATACTAACAAAAGAGGAGACT CTCAGACTTGCAGAGTTGGAAAAGAGAGCAATTAATGACATGTTTGTCATTCTGTCTGACATTTGGCTTGACAATGAAGAG GTTATGGGAAAACTAGAGATTGTCCTTGACGGTTTTGAGAGTGTGGAGGTGGTTCCTTCCTTATTTGTATTCATGGGCAATTTTTGTTCTCACCCATGCAACCTTTCCTTCCATTCTTTCTCAAGTCTCAG ATCACAGTTCGCCAAGCTAGGGCAATTGATTGGAGCTCATCCACGGCTGAAAGAACATAGTCGGTTTCTGTTTATTCCAGGCCCTGATGATGCAG GTCCATCAACAGTTCTACCCAGGTGTGCTTTACCCAAGTATTTAACTGAAGAGCTTCAGAAGCACATTCCAAATGCAATATTTTCTAGCAATCCTTGCAG AATCAAATTCTATACCCAAGAAATTGTATTTTTCCGCCAGGATCTGCTGTATAGAATGCGTCGCTCATGTCTAATGGCCCCTTCTACGGAAGAAACCACCGATCCTTTTCAGCAT CTTGTTGCTACCATAACTCATCAAAGTCATCTCTGTCCGCTCCCTCTTACTGTACAACCTATTCTCTGGAACTACGACCACTGTCTTTATCTTTATCCGACTCCTCATGCG ATCATTTTAGGGGACAGGAGTGAGCAAAAGGCATTCAAATACACAGGAATCACTTGTTTTAATCCCGGTTCCTTCTCAAATGACTACACCTTTGTGGCATATCGTCCTTCCACTCAGGAAGTTGAATTGTCAGCCCTATAG
- the LOC122296552 gene encoding glutamate decarboxylase-like: protein MVITTTNPDAEEQLHSTFASRYARAPIPKFKMPEKSIPSEAAYQIINDELALDGTPKLNLASFVTTWMEPECDKLIMASINKNYVDMDEYPVTTELQNRCVNMIAHLFNAPVGATETAVGVATVGSSEAMMLAGLAFKRKWQAKRKLEGKPYDRPNIVTGANVQVCWEKFARYFEVELKEVKLSEGYYVMDPLKAVEMVDENTICVAAILGSTLTGEFENVKLLNELLTKKNKDTGWDTPIHVDAASGGFIAPFLYPDLEWDFRLPLVKSINVSGHKYGLVYPGVGWVVWRSKEDLPDELIFHINYLGSDQPTFTLNFSKGSSQIIGQYYQLIRLGFEGYKNIMENCMENARVLKQGIEKMGRFKIVSKDVGVPLVAFSLKDSSKYTVFQISENLRRYGWIVPAYTMAPDAQHIAVLRVVVREEFSRSLAERLVADLERVVRKIDTLPSTESTKDGHITAIVDETRDSDGVAKRIKKSETEIEEETVTCWRRLVEGKRTGVC, encoded by the exons ATGGTGATCACGACCACCAACCCGGATGCCGAAGAGCAGTTGCACTCTACTTTTGCTTCCAGATATGCGCGTGCACCCATTCCCAA GTTCAAGATGCCAGAGAAGTCCATACCCAGCGAAGCGGCATACCAGATCATAAACGACGAGTTGGCGCTGGATGGGACGCCGAAGCTGAACTTGGCGTCGTTTGTGACCACTTGGATGGAGCCTGAGTGTGATAAGCTAATCATGGCCTCCATTAACAAGAACTACGTTGACATGGATGAGTACCCTGTTACCACCGAGCTACAG AATCGGTGCGTAAATATGATAGCCCACCTGTTTAATGCTCCTGTTGGGGCAACTGAAACTGCTGTTGGTGTGGCTACCGTAGGGTCATCAGAGGCAATGATGCTGGCGGGTCTAGCTTTTAAAAGGAAGTGGCAGGCGAAGAGAAAATTGGAGGGCAAGCCATATGATAGGCCCAACATAGTCACTGGAGCTAATGTGCAG GTTTGCTGGGAGAAGTTTGCTAGGTACTTTGAGGTTGAGCTGAAGGAGGTAAAACTGTCAGAGGGATATTATGTGATGGATCCTCTGAAAGCAGTTGAGATGGTAGATGAGAACACCATATGTGTTGCAGCAATTCTAGGTTCAACCTTGACGGGAGAGTTCGAGAATGTGAAACTCCTCAACGAACTACTTACCAAAAAGAACAAGGACACGGGGTGGGACACCCCAATTCATGTTGATGCTGCCAGCGGAGGGTTTATAGCTCCATTCCTTTACCCTGATCTTGAGTGGGATTTTCGTTTGCCTTTAGTGAAGAGCATAAATGTTAGCGGTCACAAGTATGGCCTTGTCTATCCTGGTGTTGGCTGGGTTGTTTGGAGGAGTAAAGAGGACTTACCTGATGAGCTCATCTTTCACATCAACTATCTTGGATCTGATCAACCCACATTCACCCTCAACTTCTCCAAAG GCTCTAGTCAAATAATCGGTCAATATTACCAGCTGATACGGTTGGGCTTTGAG GGTTACAAGAACATTATGGAAAACTGCATGGAGAATGCCAGAGTGCTGAAACAAGGAATAGAGAAAATGGGGCGATTCAAGATTGTCTCCAAGGATGTTGGAGTTCCCCTGGTAGCCTTCTCCCTGAAAGACAGCAGCAAATACACCGTGTTTCAGATATCAGAGAATTTGAGAAGGTATGGGTGGATCGTTCCAGCTTACACAATGGCCCCTGATGCCCAACACATTGCTGTCCTTCGTGTAGTGGTTAGAGAAGAGTTTAGCCGGAGCCTGGCTGAGAGACTTGTTGCAGACCTTGAGAGAGTTGTGAGGAAGATTGACACACTCCCCAGCACTGAATCCACCAAAGATGGTCATATCACAGCTATTGTTGACGAGACACGGGACTCTGATGGAGTCGCCAAACGAATTAAAAAGAGTGAGACAGAGATTGAGGAGGAGACAGTCACCTGCTGGCGGCGACTAGTGGAGGGCAAGAGGACTGGAGTTTGTTAG